From the Pangasianodon hypophthalmus isolate fPanHyp1 chromosome 18, fPanHyp1.pri, whole genome shotgun sequence genome, the window tatagatttaaaaagcgaatatgtctgtatgttgattgatctaaagcgaatacttgtatatacagtataactcatttaaaggtaagaagtgctgctgtgtttactgttcatgctgaaCTTGGGGTTGAAGAGAACGCCCCGAGTTCCTGAGGAGGAATTccaagtttgtttttttctagtcTGAGGTCGGAAATTACGAGTTACAACatttagttgaatgcagcatgattcatatttaaaaaaaataatgcattacatATTTAAGCAAGAGTCCTGCACAAGGGTCCATCCATAAACAGTTCTGTTGCCCCACTGAGTAGGAACCATAAGagacacactgaataaatgccACATGCCACTCGATGGTAAATGAGCAGAAGAAAAGGACAGACTGAAAGCATGTCAACTGCAGGAATGTTCAAGATTTACACTAGAAAgcatctaaaataaaaatgtaaaaaaaagttttcacagCACACCTATGGATTGATTAGGCTGGACCACTTACACTCCAGCATCTCTGTTAAGGATTTGCACTAAATTTAAGCAAATGAAATATGCACAATTATCCAGTTCAACTGACTGGATCCAGAGAGGGGAATGAGCCTTCATCCCTGTACAATTTGAAATTATGGAACTATGAaatttgtgtgttatttcaaTGACATTCGGGTGGGTCGTTGTCAGTAGTACTGACAAGCAGTAATATCAGCTCGACTTCAAACTCTCCAGCTTCATGCAGTGTGACACATACTGATGCCTGTCACATTGGGTTACAGCACATGCCAGTTCTGCTTGTCTCCTGCGTGTCCTATAGTTAATTATAACACTGTAATTCACATCCaactaaacattttacactgaATACATTCAAAAGACATTCCAACATTTCACAAAGGTTTTATTTTGTGCTAAGACACTAGTTGTCTGAGCACTTTTTAAATCTTCAATTATCAAAACACTTTGATTTAACcgaaataaatatgttaaaagGTTGTATTTTGCTGCTAAATTTACACTGATAAAATGTTACTGCAGCATTGTAAATCtcatccatatatatatatatatatatatatatatatatatatatatatatatatatatatatttaaaaccaTATGCATTTGAAACCCAGTATTGGAAAGAACACATGAGATAATTAGCATCAAGTTGCTTCAGTTGGTATAGTTTTGTCATCTACAATTACAGGAACTGCATTTTGCTGTATTTGTCCGTGTTGTATAAAGCCTCTCAGACACTAGCAGTGGATTCTGGAACgaatcttgtttttttgttttttttttcttcatattaaaTCTCTTCCTTGAGGGAAAAAGCCTAGGAAAATATCGGCCAGCTTCACATCTAATTAGTATGTCATCCAAGCCACCTCGTATAACTACACATACAACCATCTTACATCATTTCTACCTCTTTGTCCTGACTTATCCTGCATTCTGTCCTGCTGTCGTGGTACCAGTGTGACATTTGCTGTATCCCGCATACAGTAACTCCTACAGTAACAATCTGCCATTGCGGTCATTGAAACTCACTTGTTCGGAAATAATGTGACTGCGGGTAAGAGCTCCCAACGGTAGCCCACTGTCCCATATGTCTGTTTGCATCTAAGTTTGAGAGGAGATCATCCAGTATGTACTGAACCTGTGTGCCAAAGAGCTTCCCAGGAACCAGTGACAGGTGGCACAACATTTTTTAACCAATCTCTGGCAATGGTGTTTGAGCAAGCCAAACTTGCCCTCCTGTTAGTGTCAGCAGATCCAGTGATGTCCCATGCCCTACTGCTATGCCTCCCAAATCTTGGAGAACTGCCTGGAAGATTTCTGTGTCATATGAATCTCCATCATGGACATTATCTGGGCTTGGATTTGCCTTCAATACTTtatcaaacagtactaagtgtgttgaaaggatgttcagtatgagcactACAgctttatgtatatttttcactgttcttaggtacaagtctacagtattgAGGTGTTATTTGTGTGAGATTTAACAGaacatacattattttttttactaagttTAAATTTGATTTTCTCAAGAATACAATCATGTACATACATGTTGCTCTCATATTATTGTAGCACAAGTTGTGCTGAATATAGTGTAATGAGACTTTTGCTATTAATATGCTATAAGTAACTGAAATAAGAACAAATGTCAGGGCATttcaaaacatccaaaaaaaaaaaaaaaaaaaaaaaaaaaaaaacacctaagaCCTGAGTCAAAAGAGAACATTCTTTGACATGACCTTTTAATTGTTTTGCTTGAAGTGAATGCAGAATGTCACAGCATTACCAATCAGCATCTTCAGCGgccattttatgtttttgttacatAGACGTACACTAAAacttcatgttttcatgtcttCCTGTCTATGATGAACAAGTGAGTAAAATTCATTCTTTGTACTAATattgcatattatttttattccaatAGTAGAAAAATGATACCTGGGGTTTTGgagggttttgttgttgttgttgttgaaaatcTGCTGTCAAACTTTAGctcttttttgttaaaatgatttttttttttacaagactACTTGATGCACATAGCTTATTTATTATTGCTAACACAGCCTACACCTCCTGtaggattgattgattgattgatttttacaTGTACTGGCAGTCTTAAagttttcactattttttttttttttttgtgagctaatcttttaacagtttttttttttactttaacagTTAATGTAATTgttgtaacaacaacaacaacaacaataataataataataataataataataagtatatgAAAATTTTTCATAAAACTAAAGGAAACCTTCTACATGGCCAATACAAACAATTTCAGCACAGCGTGGTAGAAAACACCGCCGCCATCTAGTGCTCATGTATCACATTTACAGTTAGCGGTTACCGGTGGCGTCATCACTCGGCGCCGGATGTAGAGGGATTGTGGTAGTGGTTGTAGCTGTGTCCTTGATTCTGTGTGATAAGGTGCAAAGTTACCAAGAGCTGTGTATCATATTAAACACGACAGTCGAATTATAGctgcagaaaatatttttgctttcGTCCTGCTATGTGATTCTCACTGGTAAGTTTACTAAAGCATCTGTTATTCAGCCAGGTTTCTGTAGTTTCCTTTTAGCTTCTGCTAACACTGTGGAGGCTTAACAGTTAAACTCTCAATTCAGATTTAGAAAGTGTTATTGAGATTATATTACCGTATAtacatacttggccacaagtcacttcacttcacttcacattgCATAGACAGGAGACGTTTTAACAGAAGATATTCAACCAGTAAGTAATTACAGAGGTATGAAGAGCAGTTATAAGCTCTCAACTTTGAACAATGTAAGATTGAGACTGTGGATTTGTATACTGGTCCCCCAGGCTAGGGTCCAACATCTATTTTGGGTGGATATGTTGGACTCCCTATACAGTGTTGTGCCACTATTGGGCCAACGTTTGCAACACCCCTGTCGAAGTTGATCCACTGCTGGCCCAATGCTGGCAAAGGTGCACTTTTCATAACAACCCTGACAATGTTGGGCCAATGTTGGCTGGGTGGATTTAAAGGAGGCTAAATGTCTGTCAGCCCTGATGGACTAACAAAATTACACAAGATTGGCCCGACATTGGCGAAGGAACACCCTGACATCCCTACCAAAGTTGACCCAACACTGGCCCAATGCTGGCAAAGGCGCACTTTTCATTATAACCCTGCCAATGTTGGCTAGATGGATTTATAGATGGCTGAATATCTGGTGGCTCAACATTGGCCCAATGAACAAAATTAGGATGGGCCAACATAGGCACCCATCACTGGCTGACTAACAGAATGACTAACACTGGACCTATGTCCGTTTGCTGCCTAGGTaacattttgttacatttaacaaTTGTTAATGATCATTTGACAAATCAGCTCTTAAACagtcaattttttaaaatgtaaatttttgaaTTTATCAAAGGATAAGCAAATTAATGATAgtatgattttctttgtatgtttttccccccttttaTTATTGACATGCCCACTGTGTCAGGAGATGGAGGCCTAAGTGCTGTAAGTTATTTCACGGAGTGTTAAAAGTTGTCATTGGTCAACTGACTGCCGTTAAAGCTTctcattaacatcaacatcattCAGTACTTTAAGTGATCACTGACCCTGTTTCTGGAGATCTGCCTTCAGATACACTCCTGATTTAACCCACTGTTCCAGATAATCAGTTTTTAACCTGTGACTAAACTTCACCTGTCTTGGCTGCTCAGCAAAACCATTTAAAAGTCTAACTTTGCACTTTGCAGGAAGTTAGAGGCATTTGACATGACACAAATAAACCCAATAACCCATTGCTCtttgtatatattaaaattagttttagtttcataataatagttttataaATACAGCTAATGAGTTGTGATTTATTCCACACAGGAGCCTCACTCTAACAGCTTATACAAGTTCATACAGGATTCACTGGGCAGTTATGAGCGCTCCAAACTCCAAGCAGAGGCAAGCCTGCTGGGGAGCGAGAGATGAGTTCTGGAAATGCCTGGACCTCAACCAAGACAACACAACTGCCTGCGAGAAATATCGCAAAGAATTTGAGGCCAGTTGTCCTGCTCAGTGGGTAAGATTTTAATGCATGTTTGATCGTAGACATAGAAACAAAGTGAATGTATGAACCCATGAATGTGAGATACTGTAGGTCTGTCTGgatgctgtctctctcttttggaGGCAAACAGATCAAAACCTGCAAATGTGCTTCAGTTTATGTAGTGGGCAGTTCAATAGAATTGATTCCGAAAAATCAGTTGAAAATATCCATCACTATGAACTAGGACATTTGTCACTAACACAAGATCTCTGTGTGTTATTCAGAGGTCTTGTATTAGTGACAAATACTTTGCtcttatagcaaaataatcaacagctgCCAGcgatttatagttacatttaatttaatggaacatctgcaaaacggttcctgttatcacttataacagCTGTATAGGTTTGGTCtttcttctatttttctttctcttgaagaaAAAACtcaccttgtcatgttaccgagaaccCAGAAATCCCCAAATCCTTTCTGCTGAAGTCTGAAGGTGTTACAAGGTGATTGACGTTACAAAGCTCTGATATTGGTGACTCTTTctataaaagttaaataaacatctcctcacagaaaacctcaccatttCAACgttaaacaacaatgttttaaaGTCCATCTattatacaagtccctgtgaatctgttactatagaaacaataacttatcagaacaagtgcattaatatgaatcTTGCAGagcttctgtcagagctgctgctgtagaagATTgttcagcaccttctgaccaatcagatttaagaattcaacagcactgtggtatcaGATTGATTATTTCATGGTACAACAAGGTTGTGCTGTGTTGACACACCTACATGTCAGTGgctgtatatatgagtggatGTCCTAACAGggattcaaaagtgaagccTAATGTctccgaggccctctagtggctggctgcagtacagtTTTTAACTCTGACCATTCCCATGTTGAATGGCACCCAGGGCGGATTTttagttaaagttacagctccacaaattatttttgggAAAAGTGTTCTGTCGTTTTCACAAGTTCAGTAGACCCTGATGTCTCCCTCAATACTCCTCCTTaagataaatgcattttataggaGTATAGGAAATCTATGATGATAGTTGATGAGatgattgacagttttggacatGACAGTCGAGTCTTACTCgtactctccaacacacacctgaagctcttgacactTCTGTAACAAAGCCATGTCCTGTTCTGCTGGAAACTGTTGTAACAGACGCTCAGCGAGGACTTCCTTAGAGTTTATCAGGGATGCTGTTCATTTTGATGTAAACTGTAGCTCGTTATACTGATATAATGGCTATCAAACCAACATGAGTGAACGAAGTGATGACATAAACCAAGGCACTAGCTCAATTTCTTAATAATTTACAATTGACAGTAAGACCTTAGTGAACACTCAGAGTAGACTGGTAAGGTTAGCCAGTCTGTCCTTTTTAAACAAACGGCACTGACAGAATGTGCGGAGGATAGAAGAGCACTTCTCCATGCAGATGCAGGTGTCAGAGCTAGACGAAAATCACAGAcaactcagatttttttttttccctcaaaaaaaatagtttatattGAGTGTAATTGTTGACTGCACTAGTaactggaggactagtggttaagCCACGGTGCTCTCACCGCTGtagcccgggttcgattcccggcaaaggaaccaaccccagctactggggttgcatgcaacagtgcgctctcagtgccggtcccatgcctggataaaattggggagggttgtgtcatgaagggcatccggcgtaaaaactgtgccaaatcaaatacatggaccagtgatccactgtggtgacccctaacgggagcagctgataGAGGAACAACATTATATTTGGTACTTACAGttacattactttgattaaaaccatatacatatacacattttatatatctaCATATACCAAAAAGTCTTCAAAACCACATAATGGGAGTAAATGGCACCATGTTGTCCACCCGTATATACAGTCATTAATGTCCTGTTGCAAATTGCTTATGTACAGTGATACACATTCTCTTCTGTTGACAGGTGAAGTACTTCAACAAACGAAGGGACTTCCTGAAGTACAAGGAGAAAATTGAGAAGGAAGGATTTGAACCTGCTGAGGGAGTGCCAAAATTATAGATCACTGAATAGATCTATAACTGAACTGCACAAAGTCAGCACTGGAGTCAATAAATGACTGATCGTGTCTTCCGTGGTCATTTCTGACTAGTGTGAATTATATACACGTGGCAGAACAGAGGCTTTAACAATAAGTATAATGAAATGTGGGATTATTTTCTATTCCTCCATGATTGTTAATggatacattatttattttaagatcagtttgatttaatgtgatttctgtAACTGTCATTGTTCACTCATGATTTACACGTGTCTGGTCCTTGGGTCATAATGTTCTCTCCTTGCTCATGTTTTTCTCCGATCTTAGCCTTGGGCATTATCTCTATGGTCCTCTTGCACGCACACATCAGTATAAAAACCTGCTGTGTCCAGCTTTTTTTGGACTATAGAACACCCAGGTTGTTTTCATGCACGTAGTAAACCATCTCTTTTATTATAACCTGGCTCTTGGTCTCATGATTCTTCAGTCGTCCAACTTCTGATGAAACTGCAGTACTTTTGTGGTCATCCAGAAAGATTTCCAACAGTTTTGGCGACTCTGGTGGGACAGCGATGTTCTCTGTCTGTGCACAGACATCATCACCACCTATCTGGTCTGATCTGATCCGGTGATCCTGTTTCTGTAGTCCTGACAAACATGCCAGCATGGGTGAGTAAATCGTCCTGTCAGAGAACTTGCTAGATGTCAGAATCACTTTTTTATTATAAGATAAGAGTTTGATTGATAGGAGGTCAGTGAAAATTTCTCAGTACCAAATGAGTTAATGCTGGTTTATACAGTATGGCAGCGAGTAATCCGGATCCTAACGGTGTTGGAGAGTCTTCCTCAGCAGTATATGAGTCGTTCTTGCCTTTTTCTGATCATCTCAGTTTTGAGAGTCGGACCAAGATAGCAGCTGATGCAGAAGAAGGGTTTTTTGTGGCTAGGGTTTATGCTTATTTATCACATCTAAGGCAAATCTTTAGACAGCTTTAAAGACTACTAGATACAAAGTATAAAGAGAAGGATACCAGAAGGATATAGGGTGTAATTTAGTATTTCTAGGCCTCCAGGAATAACCAATTTCAAAGCCAGTTGATGtgaaagccaagatcagctgattaaacaggtggaatcaggtgtggctcctgatTGAATGGAATGAAtccctgcacccacactggccctttgtggataagatcaGACACCCCTGGCATAAAATCAGTGAAGGAAGTTTCAGAATTTCTCTTCAAAGAAGTACAGGAAGTTAAGAATGACATTGTTACACATTAGAGCTGCACAATAGAGATTCTCTCTTCTGTTTCcccagaaataaacacacacaaagggcaAAATGTGTATTTGTTACTCTGGAGTGGACAGAGAATCAAGTACAgttgaatatattttacattttctcccGTTAAAACCCGCTGAAGCTGATCTCCCAGAAACGCACGTCATCAGCACTTTAATAGCGTCAGTAAGGGACCGTGTAAAAAGTGCTGACATGGAGTGCAGTGTTagaatacagtgtgtgtatatatatatatatatatatatatatatatatatatatatatatatatatatatatatataatgatataaatttttaaatgcgtgatcacacacacaaacttattGTGCCATATAAAACCCCGGGTTAGTGGGTTAGTATTAGTAGCTacagcaaaatgtaaaaatgttttttattgctaatttttttttttctgcaaacaaaTAGAAATTAAACTAAACAAATTTTGATTTGCACTATATTATACGCCATTCTTCCTATCAAAGACACAACTCgattttgaaaataatcaaggtttttttgttttttttgcaggagATACACATGCTAaaccaattattattattattattattattattattattattattattattattatctacagcaaattgattttaaaaactcatttttttattttttattttttttaattaaaattcaataaCCTTTTGAACATAGGAGTTACACATGTAAATCTAAATGCACTGTGATGCAGTTTATTATTGCTACCAACTATAGCTCATGGATTTTAAatactcactttttttttttaattctagttttttttttttaataaaaataatcaaaattcaATAACTTTTGACTGTGCTTTACACATGTAACCAAATGCACTATGTTACAGTCTGTTATTGCTATCAGCTAtagaaaatagattttaaaaactcagttctttattttaatatttctatttaaaaaaaattaaaattcaataacTTTTTGGTTGTAGGAGTTACACATGTAAAATCAAATGCACAATGATATTGTCTATTATTGCAATCAACTACAGcaaacagatttcttttttgcaaaaaaagaaaaaatattaaaattcagtAACTTTTTGGTTGTAGGAGTTACATATGTAAAATCAAATGCACTCATTGTCTATTATTCTTATCAACtacaaaaaaatagattttaaaaattcagatttttttttattataatgttttatttattttggaaaaaagaaaaataattaaaacccTAACATTTTGACTGTAGGAGTTACACATGTAACTTTTTGATAGCAGGTATTACACAGATGTACTACATTACACTCTATTATTACTATCAACTACAGCatctcaatttttatttttttttatttaaaaaaattaatattagaagTTACTATATGAtttagaatatatttttaaaaatgctgttacatttttcaaaaaatatttttacagtacAATGACTCATTAATTCCAaacccttttttattttagtagttGCTAAGACTGACCCTGGGTTTTATGTGGCACGATGAGTTTGTGTAATCActcattaatatatattattatttgttatttatattatatattagaaaTTGAGATTTCCACATTTTGACGGTTGTAGTAGTGGGGTATAAGACTCTCAAGAAGTAAGGAGTAAATGCTATTCATTtagttttataatttattaatactgTACTTATTCTGTAAGACTTTTGTGTAATATCACACTTGTGAGTCTTACATCCCACCGTACTGAATCCATACTGTATCCTAACACTGCAGTACGTTAGATATCCTGCTAAGGAGACGTCTATAATCTCGGTACAATCTTACACAGTTGCCCATATCAGCACTTTTTACACGGTCCCTTACTGACTCTTATTACTATAAAGTGCTGATGGCCTGCGTTTCTGGGAGATTAGCTTCAGCTGGCTTTAACgggagaaaaatgtaaaaatatattcaacTGTACTTGATTCTCTGTCCTCTCCAGAGCAAGAAATACACATTTtgtcctttgtgtgtgtttatttctgggGAAACAGAAGAGAGAATCTCTAATGTGCAGCCAGTGTCCAGTATAAACCAACTTCTCCGCGGTCTTAGCGTCCACCTGCTTTGGTATCTTTCAGCGTCATTTACTTTCTTCCAGCTCCGAGATTCTTTTTTGGTATTTGGTACTTTACGGTGTGGCAGAGCAAGAAGAGAGACTGTCAGACAGCGAGAGATGGAGATCTCCTGCGCTGTGATACCGGAGGCTGCAGACagcttccatccatccatccatccatccatcctctgtgcCGCATCCAGTGGACTCGCAAAGCcccgatcacacacacacacacacacactacggacaagtTAGAGATGTATCTACAACATATATCTTTAGACtcggggaggaaaccggagtacccagaggaaacccccgaggcacagggagaacacgcaGACTtcacgcacacagggcggaggcgggactCGAACCCGCAACCGCACCAACTTCCCCCTTCATACtgacactgtactgtacactgaGTAGGAAGGAAAAGCGCTGAGAAATGGCCACCTCTCATGCTGAGGTTTACAGCGAGATCATGAGCTtctgtggagaaaaagaaaaaagaaaaaaaaaaaaaaaaaactctggttGGTTCCAAAGCTGCAAGTGACAGTAAAGAAATCTGTCGCTTCTGACTGACCCTGATGTCTCAGGATTATtaaagggagaaagaaaaagagaaaggaaatcCTTTCCAACAGACTTATGAGTACAGTGTGACAATACACACACTTGTTAATACTGAACTGGGTAAGTTCTCTGTTCTTTTTGCTGCTTTGTGTAGAAGCTGGACTGTATTCTATTTCTGGGCCATTTAaagaattatttctttttacttCCAGATATAGGCTATTATATTCTGCATATTATATTATGGCACTTGATTATGCAtgttatgaatataaataatgttgttCTTGGGTGGAAAACATTTAGATTAAGTAGTGTGATTAAGAGAATATGTTTATATTCGTTCAGTGTTAAGGGTATTTGTGATCTGAGTTTGCAGTTTGATCTGCGATTTGAGaaaagcaattttttaaaatttcttaaaagatttaaggctgatttttattctgatttcaCACTGACATCTGATTGGCATATGGGATTAATAAGTCAGCAGGAGTTGCAATTTTAAAAGGGAACTTTAAAGGGGAAATTCTAAAAAATAAGGCTCATACTCTTGGAAGGTGGTGGATTTCAGAGAAATCGAAGAAAATGAGATTAAGGTTTTAATTTTGGGGAACATCTACGGTGATGGTTATCATTCGCAAAAGAGGATGTTATTACAAAgctttatgtaatatttttgtaatatttttacaaatatt encodes:
- the LOC113531826 gene encoding cytochrome c oxidase assembly factor 6 homolog — translated: MSAPNSKQRQACWGARDEFWKCLDLNQDNTTACEKYRKEFEASCPAQWVKYFNKRRDFLKYKEKIEKEGFEPAEGVPKL